Proteins from a genomic interval of Chanodichthys erythropterus isolate Z2021 chromosome 6, ASM2448905v1, whole genome shotgun sequence:
- the LOC137020906 gene encoding protein NLRC3-like, translating to MERPNAINMKRFLRRSCKDMNQKTLCLLQKKLDKHLSRRRTTGRLEDTLKELQDEYGKRKALKMFKSIVRKIRKKMHIKNGGSVQTHSGNNLSQQQHNNNNSTLLGKPLIQNPNQHNFTIDQKGGGSILAPNMVGNTINGDVTMNLHVPQVSHSTSINKDEIVQNVKNKIKSRMLRDSERILEGAASQSVSLNKIYTKLFIIDDDSDPINREHEIWQIEMTHDLNTSAQRVINYNEILQPPTDGNRKMMTVLTKGIAGIGKTITVQKFVLDWARGEANQGLELVFLLPFRELNLLEGEKSLFDLICVFYSELSEARPISEWICDRKVLFILDGLDEYKKDLNFQSCLLSDVTEKATVDVLLVNLLRRKLLPSAHLWITSRPVAAGQLPSEIFLCGYKTQIRGFTDDQKEEYFTRQLENPELTKDIICHLKSQKSLWILCHIPLFCWISVVVLRDIIARQNKDRNMPSNLTEMYIHYLLIQTGLSHKKYQGEELSQEDALKKHDELIMKLAELAYWQLKEQNVIFREEDLMNYNITVDEAHQYPGVITCVTEGNFVYYRKKLFSFVHLSVQEFFAALFAFHTFLSQNESQKDSMNLITAKKRQKSNLSDFLKDMINVALQSKNGHLDLFMCFLFGISCDSSCGLLEGLLPPLRVRSSDGHKKVTTYIKSLKRKNLSSERCISLVRCLVELKDTSFLQEMQDLERSRSKEPLTLFQCTLLAFRFRMSDTKHHEFDLRKYNITLEGFQRFSPAIVDFRKALLKGSGFTEQHCKILTGYLRSPNSHLTDLDLSHNALGGSALKQLSTALCDPNCQIQILNLSHNDLQSQDMELIGDVLSGENMNLRVLDLSDNPLGDSGVKILSAGLQSTNCHLEVLKLSGCQIKEGIYQLLSSLKANPSCLRELDLRYNDLENIEQEILDEYLCSLRISTGGVCGPQPGLYKYAVTLTFDPQTANEHLYLNENNTVATRQKEKQQLPDNDERFDMCNQVLCRPPLSERCFFAVDVIGPDIHVGAACEGMERKGASDRVRLGHNGMSWNLYCSDNVCVAQHNQKPVSIPPESIRKLGVFLDREAGSLCFYSLSPQIKLLYMFDADFPEDQDLLAAFRIQEPGCSVNLRPESL from the exons ATGGAGCGACCGAACGCGATTAATATGAAACGATTCTTGAGAAGATCTTGCAAAGATATGAATCAGAAGACTCTCTGTTTATTACAGAAGAAACTCGACAAGCACTTGAGCAG GAGAAGAACAACAGGGAGGTTGGAAGACACCCTAAAGGAGCTACAGGATGAATATGGAAAGagaaaagcattaaaaatgttCAAGTCCATAGTGAGAAAAATCAGAAAAAAGATGCATATCAAAA aTGGTGGCAGTGTTCAAACACATTCTGGAAACAACCTTTCACAACAacagcataataataataattctaccTTACTCGGGAAACCATTGATTCAGAACCCAAATCAGCATAACTTTACAATTGACCAGAAAGGTGGTGGATCAATACTTGCTCCAAACATGGTAGGAAACACCATAAATGGTGATGTTACCATGAATCTACATGTG cCTCAGGTGTCTCACTCTACCTCAATAAACAAAGATG AAATTGTTCAGAATGTAAAGAATAAGATAAAATCAAGAATGCTGAGAGACTCTGAGAGGATTTTGGAGGGAGCTGCATCCCAGTCTGTCTCTCTAAACAAGATCTACACTAAACTGTTTATAATCGATGATGACTCTGACCCCATCAATAGAGAACATGAAATCTGGCAGATTGAGATGACGCATGATTTAAACACATCAGCACAGAGAGTCATAAACTACAATGAAATCCTTCAGCCACCCACAGATGGAAACAGAAAAATGATGACTGTTTTAACTAAAGGAATTGCTGGAATTGGGAAAACGATCACCGTGCAGAAGTTTGTCCTCGACTGGGCGAGAGGAGAAGCCAATCAAGGTCTAGAGCTTGTGTTTCTGCTCCCGTTCCGAGAGCTGAACTTGCTTGAGGGAGAAAAGAGTCTTTTTGACTTGATTTGTGTCTTTTACTCTGAGCTTAGCGAGGCAAGACCGATCTCTGAATGGATCTGTGATAGGAAAGTTCTGTTCATCTTAGATGGTCTGGATGAATATAAAAAGGATTTGAACTTTCAAAGCTGCCTTTTGTCAGATGTAACTGAGAAAGCCACAGTCGATGTTCTTCTAGTAAACCTTCTACGAAGAAAACTGCTTCCATCCGCTCATCTGTGGATCACCAGCCGGCCCGTCGCAGCTGGACAGCTTCCAAGTGAGATCTTCTTATGTGGATATAAAACACAGATCAGAGGATTCACAGATGATCAAAAGGAAGAGTACTTCACGAGGCAACTTGAGAATCCAGAGCTAACCAAAGATATCATCTGTCACCTAAAGTCTCAAAAGAGCCTGTGGATATTGTGCCACATACCTCTATTTTGTTGGATTTCAGTGGTTGTTCTTAGAGACATAATTGCAAGACAAAATAAAGATAGGAACATGCCCTCAAATCTGACGGAAATGTACATCCACTATCTGCTCATTCAGACCGGGTTGAGCCACAAGAAATATCAAGGGGAAGAACTGTCTCAAGAAGATGCTCTCAAGAAGCACGATGAGCTGATTATGAAACTGGCAGAGCTGGCATACTGGCAGCTGAAGGAACAGAATGTCATCTTCAGAGAAGAAGATTTGATGAACTATAATATCACTGTTGATGAAGCGCATCAATATCCTGGTGTCATTACCTGTGTCACAGAGGGCAACTTTGTATATTACAGGaaaaaacttttcagttttgtCCATCTCAGTGTCCAGGAATTCTTTGCAGCCTTGTTTGCGTTTCACACATTTCTATCACAAAATGAATCACAAAAAGACTCTATGAATTTAATAACAGCTAAGAAGAGGCAGAAGTCTAATTTGTCTGATTTTCTCAAAGATATGATTAATGTGGCCTTGCAAAGTAAAAATGGGCACTTGGAtctttttatgtgttttctCTTTGGGATTTCTTGTGATTCCAGTTGCGGTCTTCTTGAAGGACTCCTGCCTCCATTACGGGTCCGTAGTTCAGATGGTCACAAAAAGGTGACCACGTACATTAAGTCTTTGAAAAGGAAAAATCTGTCCTCTGAGAGATGCATCAGTCTTgttcgctgtctcgttgagcTCAAGGACACGTCATTTTTGCAGGAGATGCAAGATCTTGAACGATCACGGTCCAAAGAACCTCTCACGCTGTTCCAGTGCACACTTCTGGCTTTCCGGTTTAGGATGTCAGATACAAAACATCATGAGTTTGACCTCAGGAAATACAACATCACTTTAGAAGGATTTCAGAGATTCTCCCCAGCCATTGTGGATTTCAGAAAGGCATT GCTTAAAGGAAGCGGATTTACAGAGCAGCACTGTAAGATCCTGACGGGTTACCTGAGGTCACCAAACTCTCACCTGACTGACCTTGATCTGAGCCACAATGCTCTGGGAGGGTCCGCTCTGAAGCAGCTTTCCACTGCGCTCTGTGACCCCAACTGCCAGATTCAGATCCTGAACCTCAGCCACAATGACCTCCAGAGTCAGGACATGGAGCTGATCGGGGATGTGCTTTCAGGAGAAAATATGAATCTGAGAGTTCTGGATCTCAGTGACAATCCTCTAGGTGATTCAGGAGTGAAGATTCTCTCAGCTGGACTGCAGAGCACAAACTGTCATCTTGAAGTTCTGAA ACTTTCAGGCTGTCAAATTAAAGAAGGAATTTATCAGCTGCTGTCGTCTTTGAAAGCCAATCCTTCATGtctgagagagctggatctgCGGTATAATGATCTTGAAAACATCGAACAGGAAATTCTAGATGAGTACCTGTGCTCACTGAG AATTTCCACTGGAGGAGTCTGTGGTCCCCAACCAGGACTCTACAAAT atGCCGTCACGCTCACCTTTGACCCTCAGACGGCTAACGAACACCTCTATCTGAACGAGAACAACACTGTGGCCACTCGTCAGAAGGAGAAACAGCAGCTTCCTGATAATGACGAGAGATTTGACATGTGCAACCAGGTCCTGTGCCGCCCACCGCTGTCAGAACGCTGCTTCTTTGCGGTGGATGTGATTGGGCCAGACATACATGTGGGTGCGGCCTGTGAGGGAATGGAGAGGAAGGGAGCGAGTGATCGAGTACGTCTGGGACACAATGGGATGTCGTGGAATTTATATTGCtcagataatgtatgtgtgGCTCAACACAACCAGAAACCTGTATCAATTCCACCAGAGTCCATCAGGAAACTCGGCGTGTTCCTGGACCGAGAGGCTGGTTCTCTTTGCTTCTATAGTTTGAGTCCCCAGATTAAACTCTTGTACATGTTTGATGCTGATTTTCCTGAGGACCAGGACCTTTTAGCTGCATTCAGGATTCAGGAGCCAGGCTGCTCTGTCAATCTAAGACCAGAATCACTGTAA